CTCATATCTGGATGTGTGATGGAAATGGGACCCCCCTTTCTTATTTGTTTTAGAAATGTCGGGATAACCGATCCACGGGAATTAAGGACATTACCAAATCTAACACAGGAAAAGGCGGTTTTCTTATGTCCTCGATAAGAATTCGCAGAAATAGTGAGACGTTCTGCAAGAAGTTTGGTTGCACCCATTACATTCGAAGGGTTTACTGCTTTATCTGTACTAACAGTAATAATTTTTCCGACTCCCTGAATCAGGCCTGCTTCGAGAACGTTTTGTGTTCCGAGCACATTGGTCTTAATCGCGTCAAAGGGGTTAAATTCACAAATTGGCACATGTTTAAGAGCTGCTGCATGGAAGACGATATCAACATGTTCCATTGCCATAACTAACCTTGCTTTATCTCTGATATCACCAATGAGTGGTCTCAATTTTTGTGAGTTAAGATCCTGTTCAAGATCAAAGAGAGCTGTCTCATTATTATCAAAAACACGGATAAATTCCGGATCAAGTTGAATGATCTCCCTAACCAGAACAGATCCAATGGATCCCACCCCGCCGG
The window above is part of the Methanospirillum lacunae genome. Proteins encoded here:
- a CDS encoding SDR family NAD(P)-dependent oxidoreductase codes for the protein MNLKDFYQGKRVLITGGVGSIGSVLVREIIQLDPEFIRVFDNNETALFDLEQDLNSQKLRPLIGDIRDKARLVMAMEHVDIVFHAAALKHVPICEFNPFDAIKTNVLGTQNVLEAGLIQGVGKIITVSTDKAVNPSNVMGATKLLAERLTISANSYRGHKKTAFSCVRFGNVLNSRGSVIPTFLKQIRKGGPISITHPDMRRFIMDIPSAAKLILIAGILAEGKEIFILKMPVIRIQDLGEVMKEMFASHYGYTPNDIETQIIGLRGGEKIDEVLMTTDETIAAYESDSMYLILPKERPYGNKTIKPNIPAGFRELSEGIYSSRDLPLLSKEEIRHLLAELEV